The Lolium rigidum isolate FL_2022 chromosome 1, APGP_CSIRO_Lrig_0.1, whole genome shotgun sequence region agagagtatatttcgagttatcattaactctccatatactcccatcgggaaagcaatataagtcatatttgactcaataaaatgtgccattccaacagccggaaaagcactcgacaatatattctcagaacgccgaagttgcgatcaatttctgaatgccgcaaaattgcgaaggtaagaccccagacctattctgctgggcgtggcatcgccgaagactgcgctctgctacttttatccgtatcaacgagatacgaagaaaaatcctaacggacgcgttaggtactcgataaatttagctgggactcgacagaatggtaagaccttaagcggcgctgtcgaagtttacaccggtatccgaaatcatgtccggggacgtgattttgaagtaggttttgcggattgccactagagcggttaactagtacactgatccgtcggatgaactagccccaactaccaatatccctgtacaatatagaattttatgagaaaaagtataaaagttaaaagctttcgaataaaaatagacggtggagattttccacgattctacgattcaagcaaaatctcgggggctactgacataggcatcccaaatgggcctgcctaatatagtacccggggtttattgaaggcccactacccgaagaataagaagactcgacagcccaagatgtatttaaggaaaagatagagttgtaataggaagtgttatttgtaaatgcggcgggatgagttagaaaccgtcccggactccgtaatccttgtatagcacgaatccctcggctccacctatataaaggggggtcgagggacgagaagatcatcgaatcattgtactgcaaaccctagttttcatattcgtcgagtacttttcggctgaaaccttcgagatctacttgccctctacttctaactaaaccctagcctataatccataggcattgacaagttaatcccttgtcagccggTGACTAGCTTGCAGCAGCACCGCCCTCCATAACTAGCACGTCCGCTCCTCGCCGGCAGCTGGCTTCCAGCACCGCCGCTCCTCACCATTGGTCGTCTTGCAGCAGCGCCGCCCACCGCAAGTAGCAACACCTCTTCCTAGAGCTCGTACCATCGTCGGCGAAGACGTTGACTCTGGCTTGTAGTTGCACAACGCTTTATTTGTAGCACTGTCGCCCACAACAAGCAGCACCGCCGCCCAGAGTTTCCAGCACCCCCGTGAGTAGCACATCCGGCCATGGCTGCAGAGGGCGTTCGGTGGAGGTCAGCGGTGACGGGGCAACTTGCGAAGGTGGAGGCCCACGACGGGGCAGCTTGCGGAGGTGGAGGCCATGGAGGATCCCGTGGGGCGACTCGCTCGCGGAGGTGGAAGCCGGCGGCAAGGCGCTCGTGGAGGTGGAAGCCGGCGGAGAGGCGCTCGCGGAGGTGGATGCCGGCAGTAGGCGCGCGGAGGTGGAAGCCGGCAGCAAGGCGCTCATGGAGGTGGAAGCCAGCGGAGAGGCGCTCGCGGAGGTGGATGCCAGCGACGGGCGCGCCTCAGGCCGTGCGAGGTGAGGACGCGGAGGTGATGAGGTGAGGACGCGGAGGTGATAAGAACGAAGGTATATGAGGAAAAATGTGGAGATGAAGAAGACGATATAGGATTCGTTGGTGACGCCGGAGGTTGCAAAAAAACCCGCGTGCCTCCGCCTGATAATAAGCATTTTCCTTCAAGAATTCATGGGGAATTTCCAACCTCGTGTCAATGCTTTAGATTCGTGTACTAGGATATCATTCAGATTCATTGTATTTTAAGAATTCAAATTCAGATTCATTGTGTTTTAATAATTCAAATTGGATTAGCACTGAATAAAACATGACGATTTAGTGCACGGGAGGGGAGGCCCTGTGCATGGTAATTTTGCTGCTCGAGCACTTTCGAACAGATCAACGATATGCATGGAAAATTTGTAATGTCCTTGGGCCCTGCCCCATTCCGAACAGGGAAGATAGCGGGTCGGTCTCCCGATGGAAACAATTAGCCCAAGTCGAAACATTTTCATTCGGACGTCAGTACCCATGGCCCAGTCCAAAACCAAACGAGCCCACCGCACCACCGACGCCTGACCCGGCGGCCGCCTCCACAGCCACGTTGGCgaacgcgtcgccgccgccgtagaACCCGGCGAAGTCGACGGCGTCGGGCCCGAACGCGGTGACGTCGCCGAATTCGCCGTCGCCAAGCAGCCTGGGCCTCTTCTCCCCGCCCAAAATCTGCTCCTGGCCATCACAGTCGAGCCCGTCGGCGTCCGCaccctcgtcgccgtcgccgtcgccgtcgccgccggcgacgaggcGCTGCAGCATGTCGCGGTCGCCGACGACGGTGAGGAGGAAGGCGAGCATCTGCTTGGGCCTGCGCTCGGTCTCCTGCACGCGGCGCCACATGGCGCCGACCCGGTCGTCGATGGTGCTCTGCTCCTTCTTGAGCCTGACCACCTCCGTGGCCACCATCGTCATGTCGTCGTCGGTGAGgccggcccccgccgccgcgggGTCCTTgcgcttgccgccgccgccgacggcggtGCCGCGGCGGACGATGTTGCGAAGGAGGTGGGTCTGCCCCCGGAGGAACGAGCCGTGCGCGAACTCCCACCGGTCCGGATCCACCTTGCGGAATCCCTGATGATCGAGTTGGAATAATTTGGTCAGAGGAGGAGAAACTAGCAGTTCGCTAGAATCAAATCTGCACACACACAACTCGCTACTACTACACGTTCTACGCTCGTGCTAGCACTGAACTCCTGGAACTCTCTGCATCAGGTACCGTCAAAACTGAACTATACTACACAGTACTTGTACTTCCCCAAATTTCTGAGTCCACCGAAAACAGGCAGCGAAATCGAATCACAGAAAAACAAAGAACTGCCCCACGAATCTCACCTCACAGGCTCACACACGCAGAAGATGGATACTCCATCCTCGCCCCCCTGAGGAAAGCccagagcagcagcaggagcagagcGGCCGCGGCCCTTAAGGTCGCAACCAAGAACAGAGAGGGGTAATCAAGTGGTTAATCAA contains the following coding sequences:
- the LOC124683599 gene encoding heat stress transcription factor C-2b-like, translating into MAAAASVGGGAAGVAPFVWKTYRMVEDPGTNGVIGWGRANNTFVVADPFVFSQTLLPTHFKHNNFSSFVRQLNTYGFRKVDPDRWEFAHGSFLRGQTHLLRNIVRRGTAVGGGGKRKDPAAAGAGLTDDDMTMVATEVVRLKKEQSTIDDRVGAMWRRVQETERRPKQMLAFLLTVVGDRDMLQRLVAGGDGDGDGDEGADADGLDCDGQEQILGGEKRPRLLGDGEFGDVTAFGPDAVDFAGFYGGGDAFANVAVEAAAGSGVGGAVGSFGFGLGHGY